The following proteins are encoded in a genomic region of Parus major isolate Abel chromosome 18, Parus_major1.1, whole genome shotgun sequence:
- the C18H17orf75 gene encoding protein Njmu-R1 has translation MLPALPDGDERELESSEEGGGAGEERRPERHGCTYHGLYGYRRSVQQGAAGGDGSAGGAVAHTPSTEDFSLSLLDTNLPAEAETELRSFIAKRLTKGALFEGMGNVVSVGLSIPESKVGCYYCRFQQESLLEMATLESDINAPEYVVCFLGGSEKGLELFRLELDKYIQNLKKNFDLEQKNLETCVSPYLRSWFEDAICPIQRVVQLFQDKLASLLHAALSYTPVEVRNADERTEKDISRFLAAASLQGLVQEGTMTSLCIAMTEEQHKSMVIDCSGPQPQLHNAGSNRFCEDWMQAFVNGAEGGNPFLFRQILENFKLKAIQDINNLKRFIRQAEMNHYALFKCYLFLRNCGSGDILLKIVKVEHAEMPEARNVVTVLEEFMRETSVA, from the exons aTGCTACCGGCGCTGCCGGACGGCGATGAACgggagctggagagcagcgAGGAGGGCGGTGGTGCGGGCGAGGAGCGGCGGCCGGAACGGCACGGCTGCACCTACCACGGTCTCTATGGCTACCGCAG GTCCgtgcagcagggagctgccgGCGGGGATGGCAGTGCCGGCGGCGCCGTGGCACACACACCCTCCACCGAAGACTTCAG CCTCTCCTTACTGGACACCAATTTACCAGCTGAAGCAGAGACGGAGTTGCGCAGTTTCATCGCTAAGCGTCTTACTAAAGGAGCGCTGTTTGAAGGAATGGGGAATGTCGTATCAGTGGGGCTAAG CATACCAGAAAGTAAAGTTGGTTGTTACTACTGTCGTTTCCAACAAGAAAGTCTTCTGGAAATGGCAACGTTGGAATCAGACATCAATGCTCCAGAATATGTGGTTTGTTTCTTAGGTGGCTCAGAGAAAGGTCTGGAACT TTTCAGGCTTGAGCTGGACAAGTACATtcaaaatctgaagaaaaacttTGATTTGGAG caaaaaaatttgGAGACCTGTGTTAGCCCCTACCTGAGGAGCTGGTTTGAGGATGCCATCTGCCCTATCCAGAGGGTTGTGCAGCTCTTCCAGGACAAACTTGCCTCTCTGCTACATGCT gCTCTGAGTTACACTCCTGTAGAAGTCAGAAATGCAgatgaaagaacagaaaaggacATCAGCAG GttcctggcagctgccagcctcCAAGGACTTGTCCAGGAAGGCACAATGACCTCCCTGTGCATTGCCATGACAGAGGAACAGCACAAGTCCATGGTTATAGACTGCAGTGGacctcagccccagctgcatAATGCAG GAAGCAACAGATTCTGTGAGGACTGGATGCAAGCTTTTGTGAATGGTGCTGAGGGTGGAAATCCATTTCTCTTCCGGCAGATTTTGGAAAACTTTAAATTGAAG GCTATTCAGGACATTAACAACCTGAAGAGGTTCATCCGCCAGGCTGAAATGAACCACTATGCTTTGTTCAAGTGCTACCTGTTCCTAAGGAACTGTGGCAGTGGAGACATCCTGCTGAAGATTGTGAAAGTAGAACATGCAGAAATGCCAGAAGCCAGGAACGTAGTGACCGTCCTGGAAGAATTCATGAGAGAAACATCAGTGGCTTAA